Proteins found in one Miscanthus floridulus cultivar M001 chromosome 4, ASM1932011v1, whole genome shotgun sequence genomic segment:
- the LOC136551830 gene encoding histone H4, translated as MSGRGKGGKGLGKGGAKRHRKVLRDNIQGITKPAIRRLARRGGVKRISGLIYEETRGVLKIFLENVIRDAVTYTEHARRKTVTAMDVVYALKRQGRTLYGFGG; from the coding sequence atgtcgGGGCGCGGCAAGGGAGGCAAGGGCCTGGGCAAGGGCGGAGCGAAGCGCCACCGGAAGGTGCTCCGCGACAACATCCAGGGCATCACCAAGCCGGCGATCCGGAGGCTGGCGCGGAGGGGCGGCGTGAAGCGCATCTCGGGCCTCATCTACGAGGAGACCCGCGGCGTGCTCAAGATCTTCCTCGAGAACGTCATCCGCGACGCCGTCACCTACACCGAGCACGCGCGCCGCAAGACCGTCACCGCCATGGACGTCGTCTACGCGCTCAAGCGCCAGGGCCGCACCCTCTACGGCTTCGGAGGCTAG